The following coding sequences are from one Enterococcus sp. 4G2_DIV0659 window:
- a CDS encoding Fur family transcriptional regulator → MDSTAALKKTKQQLHESGFKLTPQREATVLVLLENEKDHLSAEEIYFLVKQKSPEIGLATVYRTLEILTDLKVVDKVSFNDGLARYDLRKEGAKHFHHHLLCLECGNIEEVEEDLLGEVEQVIEQRYHFMVKDHRLTFHGICEECQQKKKNQPTD, encoded by the coding sequence ATGGATTCAACTGCTGCTTTAAAGAAGACGAAACAACAATTGCATGAATCTGGTTTCAAGCTGACGCCTCAAAGAGAAGCAACAGTTTTGGTATTACTAGAAAATGAGAAGGACCATCTTTCGGCAGAAGAAATTTATTTTTTAGTGAAACAAAAGAGCCCGGAGATCGGTTTAGCAACGGTTTATCGCACATTAGAAATTTTAACGGACTTGAAAGTCGTAGACAAGGTAAGTTTTAATGACGGATTGGCTCGTTATGACTTACGAAAAGAAGGAGCAAAGCATTTCCATCATCATCTTTTATGTTTGGAATGTGGGAATATCGAAGAAGTGGAAGAAGATTTGTTAGGCGAAGTGGAACAAGTGATCGAACAAAGATATCATTTTATGGTAAAAGACCATCGATTGACCTTTCATGGTATCTGCGAAGAGTGCCAACAAAAAAAGAAAAATCAGCCAACTGACTAA
- the ald gene encoding alanine dehydrogenase translates to MRIGIPKEIKNNENRIAITPAGVVNLIKNGHQVVIESNAGLGSGFTNKEFEDVGAEIETSAAKVWKSDMVIKVKEPLKEEFHYFHDGLILFTYLHLAPEPELTNSLLENNVTAVAYETMSLNHTLPLLTPMSEVAGRMSVQVGAQFLEKPKGGEGILLFGVPGVERGKVVIIGGGVAGTNAAKIAIGLGAKVTILDVNPQRLAELDDLFGNNVQTLISNEYHIESKVKEADVVIGAVLIPGAKAPKLVTEAMVKQMKPGAVIVDIAIDQGGIFETTDQITTHDNPTYIKHGVVHYAVANMPGAVPRTSTFALTNATIPYAVTIANKGIVKAAKESETVATGINTYQKHLTMEAVAKDQNKEYTPVLELMK, encoded by the coding sequence ATGCGTATAGGTATTCCAAAAGAAATCAAAAATAATGAAAATAGAATTGCAATCACTCCAGCTGGTGTGGTTAACTTGATTAAAAATGGTCATCAAGTTGTCATTGAATCAAATGCGGGTCTAGGTTCTGGTTTTACAAACAAGGAATTTGAAGATGTTGGTGCTGAGATCGAAACAAGTGCTGCGAAAGTCTGGAAGTCTGATATGGTTATAAAAGTCAAAGAGCCGTTAAAAGAAGAGTTCCACTATTTTCATGATGGGTTGATTTTATTCACATACTTGCATTTAGCACCTGAACCTGAATTAACCAATTCATTGTTAGAAAATAATGTGACAGCTGTCGCCTATGAAACAATGAGTTTAAATCATACGCTACCATTGTTAACACCGATGAGTGAAGTAGCTGGTAGAATGTCTGTGCAAGTAGGTGCTCAATTTTTAGAAAAACCTAAGGGTGGCGAAGGAATTTTACTCTTCGGTGTTCCAGGGGTAGAACGGGGCAAAGTTGTTATTATAGGTGGCGGTGTAGCTGGAACAAATGCTGCGAAAATTGCTATTGGATTGGGAGCGAAAGTGACGATTTTAGATGTCAATCCTCAACGATTAGCTGAATTAGATGATCTTTTTGGAAATAACGTACAGACGTTGATTTCTAATGAATATCATATTGAAAGCAAAGTGAAAGAAGCTGATGTTGTGATTGGTGCCGTACTGATTCCAGGGGCAAAAGCACCTAAATTAGTGACAGAAGCTATGGTCAAACAGATGAAACCAGGCGCAGTGATCGTTGATATAGCGATTGATCAAGGGGGGATTTTTGAAACGACGGATCAGATTACAACGCATGATAATCCCACATATATCAAACACGGTGTAGTTCATTACGCTGTAGCCAATATGCCAGGAGCAGTTCCAAGAACCTCGACATTTGCGTTGACAAATGCAACGATACCTTATGCTGTAACCATTGCTAATAAAGGGATTGTTAAAGCTGCTAAAGAGAGTGAAACAGTAGCAACAGGAATCAACACCTATCAAAAACATTTAACCATGGAAGCTGTGGCAAAAGACCAAAACAAAGAGTACACTCCAGTTTTAGAATTGATGAAATAA
- a CDS encoding DUF4956 domain-containing protein yields MLSSLLVESSVSLSFKQLLICIASSIVLGLLVSCVHMYRNVYSKNFVITLAVLPLLVQLVIMLVNGNLGTGVAVLGAFSLIRFRSVAGGAREITSIFWSMGIGLATGMGYVGYVVIYSLGITLFLLLLNTIHFGEKQKATEREIKITIPEDLDYPDLFDDLFQHYTYSANLDSVKTTNMGSLYELRYRVLLKNRKDEKDLMDALRVRNGNLTIVSGKVSTNREEL; encoded by the coding sequence ATGTTGTCAAGTTTATTAGTAGAAAGTTCAGTGTCATTATCATTTAAACAGCTTTTGATTTGTATTGCTTCATCGATTGTTTTAGGTCTATTGGTTTCTTGTGTTCATATGTATCGCAATGTATACAGCAAAAACTTTGTTATTACTCTAGCTGTGCTACCGCTGTTGGTTCAGTTAGTCATTATGTTAGTCAATGGAAATTTAGGAACAGGTGTTGCGGTTCTTGGTGCGTTTAGCTTGATTCGGTTTCGCTCTGTAGCGGGCGGTGCTAGAGAAATTACTAGTATTTTTTGGTCGATGGGGATTGGACTTGCAACTGGGATGGGGTATGTTGGCTATGTGGTTATCTACTCTTTAGGCATTACACTCTTTTTATTATTGTTAAATACGATTCATTTTGGAGAAAAACAAAAAGCAACCGAAAGAGAAATCAAAATCACGATTCCAGAAGATTTAGATTACCCGGATTTATTTGATGATCTTTTTCAACACTATACATATTCAGCCAACTTAGATTCAGTTAAGACGACGAATATGGGAAGTCTTTATGAATTACGGTATCGCGTATTGTTAAAAAATAGGAAAGACGAAAAAGATTTAATGGATGCTCTGCGGGTCAGAAATGGAAATTTAACAATTGTTTCTGGAAAAGTTTCTACAAATAGAGAAGAATTGTAG
- a CDS encoding DUF4003 family protein — MNRNQVVDFLQINYEAIKDGRGKWFDKRVAYTIARSFVAKEHQFSDNDYQRLEAVLKEELNVFNVLGQPVRGFLLGMLLANGQSNEGNIQMLLNDYQRLRDGGFQLSSYSYFSAYLLQFTEAAEKEFIIRKGHSIFEELKGHHYFLTGAEDGTMAIALAQQKNLESLTSEQVGDLVEEYYQSLNKQGFYKSNQLQFAAATAAMLTGSFSHELIACLEHLLVELKQMGLRAKTECYTSLVTIAFIATRKKIDLTALEEYLELLKKKTNLRFYKDFRYSLALGLLTQEEMNHLLNDNSLNISALTITMMMAQEAAAATAAIAIAASAANSSS, encoded by the coding sequence ATGAATAGAAACCAAGTTGTTGATTTTCTTCAAATAAATTATGAAGCCATAAAAGACGGCAGAGGGAAATGGTTTGATAAAAGAGTTGCGTATACTATTGCCCGATCATTTGTTGCTAAGGAGCACCAATTCTCAGATAATGATTATCAGCGTTTAGAGGCAGTGCTAAAAGAAGAATTAAATGTTTTTAATGTATTGGGACAGCCAGTTAGAGGTTTTTTATTAGGAATGTTGTTAGCTAATGGTCAGTCAAACGAGGGAAATATCCAGATGCTACTCAACGATTATCAACGGTTACGTGATGGTGGCTTTCAGTTATCTTCCTATTCTTATTTTTCAGCCTATTTGCTTCAATTCACAGAAGCGGCTGAAAAAGAATTTATTATTCGTAAAGGCCATAGTATTTTTGAAGAATTAAAGGGGCACCATTATTTCCTTACTGGGGCTGAAGATGGAACGATGGCCATTGCACTAGCTCAACAGAAGAATTTAGAATCATTAACGAGCGAGCAGGTCGGGGATTTAGTGGAAGAATATTATCAGTCTTTAAACAAGCAAGGATTTTATAAGTCAAATCAACTTCAATTTGCAGCGGCGACAGCAGCGATGCTAACAGGTTCTTTTTCTCATGAATTGATTGCATGTCTAGAACACTTGCTGGTAGAATTAAAACAAATGGGGCTGCGAGCTAAAACAGAATGTTATACTAGTTTGGTAACAATTGCATTCATAGCTACCCGGAAAAAAATTGATTTGACAGCATTAGAAGAATATCTAGAACTTCTTAAGAAAAAAACGAATTTGCGTTTTTATAAAGATTTTCGCTATTCATTAGCTTTAGGATTGTTGACGCAAGAAGAAATGAACCATTTATTGAATGATAACAGCTTAAATATATCCGCATTAACAATTACTATGATGATGGCGCAAGAAGCCGCAGCGGCGACAGCTGCGATTGCCATAGCTGCAAGTGCTGCTAATTCTAGTTCATAA
- a CDS encoding Lrp/AsnC family transcriptional regulator yields the protein MDKTDRKLLKILHEDSRISIVELSKKVNLSRPSVKERINKLIETGIITNFTIQVSLEHLNHAITFFTELSQVTLPVEKTLNLLKNSPNVNEVHIVSGDVNYLVKATVNNTTEMKNLLAQWMHFAQVKSSIVLETPIENQLNLE from the coding sequence TTGGATAAAACAGATCGTAAACTTTTAAAAATTTTACATGAAGATTCACGGATATCGATTGTTGAATTATCTAAAAAAGTTAATTTAAGTCGCCCGAGCGTAAAAGAAAGAATTAATAAACTGATAGAGACTGGTATCATTACAAATTTTACCATTCAAGTATCACTGGAACACCTTAATCATGCTATCACTTTTTTCACTGAATTGAGCCAAGTAACACTTCCTGTTGAAAAAACATTAAATTTATTAAAAAATAGCCCTAATGTAAATGAAGTTCACATTGTGAGTGGAGACGTGAATTATTTAGTCAAAGCAACTGTAAATAACACAACTGAAATGAAAAACCTCTTGGCACAATGGATGCATTTTGCACAGGTTAAAAGTTCAATTGTTCTAGAGACCCCAATTGAAAACCAACTCAACTTGGAATAG
- the kynU gene encoding kynureninase produces MTRVFQTDRTFAKEMDNKDPLKNVRDRFYVQPGEIYMDGNSLGLASKDAEKALLHMMDVWKKEGIKLWDGLFHYAGKLGELSAPLINAYPDEIVITGSTTTNIHQCVSTLYKPTQDRYKILVDDLNFPTDRYAIDSQVQLRGYDPVDAVKVVESSDGRLIDEEAVIEAMTDDVALILLPTVLYRSSQVLDMKRITEAAHQREILIGWDLCHAIGAVPMDFKDIQPDFAVWCTYKYLSAGPGSIAGLYMNRRHFAETPGLAGWWGNKDDTQFELKHQFEHQQDASGWQIGSPSFLAMAPLEGTLTIFNEVGMEPIREKSLQITAYLMYLIDEKLAKYGYSVGNPREDSKRGGHVCLEHDESYRICKALKEANIIPDFREPNVIRLAPIALYNTYEEVYTLVETLEDIVVNKKYEAFSNERTLVV; encoded by the coding sequence ATGACAAGAGTATTTCAGACAGATCGAACATTTGCAAAAGAAATGGACAATAAGGATCCGCTTAAAAATGTAAGGGATCGATTTTACGTGCAACCAGGAGAAATCTATATGGATGGTAACTCATTAGGACTAGCTTCTAAAGACGCTGAAAAAGCGTTACTTCATATGATGGATGTTTGGAAAAAAGAAGGTATAAAACTATGGGACGGGCTATTTCATTATGCTGGTAAATTAGGTGAATTATCTGCACCACTAATCAATGCTTATCCAGATGAAATAGTGATTACAGGAAGTACGACAACGAATATTCACCAATGCGTGAGCACACTTTATAAACCCACACAAGATCGATACAAAATTTTAGTGGACGATTTAAATTTTCCCACAGATCGTTATGCAATTGACAGTCAAGTTCAATTACGTGGCTACGATCCGGTTGACGCAGTGAAAGTAGTGGAAAGTAGCGATGGACGTCTGATTGATGAAGAGGCAGTGATTGAGGCGATGACAGATGACGTAGCATTGATTTTATTGCCAACAGTGTTATACCGGAGTTCTCAAGTATTAGATATGAAACGTATAACTGAAGCAGCACATCAGCGTGAAATCTTGATTGGTTGGGACTTATGTCATGCTATTGGGGCAGTTCCAATGGATTTTAAAGACATTCAACCTGATTTTGCAGTGTGGTGCACGTATAAATATTTATCAGCAGGACCAGGATCCATCGCTGGTTTATACATGAATCGAAGACATTTTGCTGAAACGCCAGGCTTAGCAGGATGGTGGGGTAATAAAGATGACACACAATTTGAATTGAAACACCAATTTGAACATCAACAAGATGCTAGTGGTTGGCAAATTGGTTCACCAAGCTTCTTGGCAATGGCGCCTTTGGAAGGGACATTGACTATTTTTAATGAGGTTGGTATGGAACCAATTCGTGAGAAATCATTACAGATTACAGCTTATTTAATGTATTTAATTGATGAGAAGTTGGCCAAATATGGGTATAGTGTTGGCAATCCTCGAGAAGATAGCAAGCGTGGTGGTCATGTCTGCTTAGAACATGACGAATCTTACAGAATTTGCAAAGCGTTAAAAGAAGCAAATATTATCCCTGATTTTAGAGAACCCAACGTAATTCGTTTGGCGCCAATTGCGTTATATAATACGTATGAAGAAGTGTATACATTAGTTGAGACACTAGAAGATATTGTCGTGAACAAAAAATATGAAGCCTTTAGTAATGAACGGACATTAGTAGTATAA
- a CDS encoding polyphosphate polymerase domain-containing protein has translation MVKLKNSFQRREKKYALTMESYQKLRKKLVPHMQEDEYGLHTIISVYFDTKNDEMIRHSISKPAYKEKFRIRSYGLPNEDSEVFLEIKKKVNGVVYKRRVALNYQLAQTYIQHPHSVILEATKDQQIKQEIDWLLARKKLEPKVMIAYDRRALFDSQNSDFRVTFDFNIRYRKAQFPYRLDDKGERVAPEIDVLMEVKALGAYPLWFSEILTELKIFPTSFSKYAQTYQRYLYPMLRARSS, from the coding sequence ATGGTTAAATTAAAAAATAGTTTCCAAAGAAGAGAGAAAAAATATGCATTGACAATGGAAAGTTATCAAAAGTTAAGAAAAAAACTAGTCCCCCATATGCAAGAGGACGAATATGGCTTACATACGATTATTTCTGTTTATTTTGATACAAAAAATGACGAAATGATCCGTCATTCCATCTCAAAACCTGCATATAAAGAAAAGTTTCGCATCAGAAGTTATGGTTTGCCAAATGAGGATTCAGAGGTTTTTTTAGAGATCAAAAAAAAGGTGAACGGTGTTGTTTACAAACGAAGAGTAGCTCTAAACTATCAATTAGCTCAAACATACATTCAACATCCTCATTCAGTTATTCTTGAGGCAACTAAAGACCAACAAATTAAACAGGAAATTGATTGGTTATTGGCAAGAAAAAAATTAGAACCCAAAGTGATGATTGCCTATGATCGACGAGCCCTTTTTGATTCGCAAAACAGTGATTTTCGTGTGACATTTGATTTTAATATTCGTTATCGAAAAGCTCAATTTCCCTACAGGTTGGATGATAAAGGAGAGCGAGTTGCTCCGGAAATTGATGTTTTGATGGAGGTAAAAGCATTGGGGGCGTACCCACTATGGTTTTCAGAAATTTTAACGGAATTAAAAATTTTCCCAACATCCTTTTCTAAATATGCGCAAACCTATCAGCGTTATTTATATCCAATGTTAAGGGCCAGGTCATCGTAA
- a CDS encoding MFS transporter: protein MARNRWVKFLLLYFGGVIVSLSQLKLVPIQNELAQELGMSLSLVSWLMSIFTVSGIFLAIPGGALVTKFGPKKLLVALMACLAIGNVLGAFSNSFWLLLISRAVEGISFSMIIMVGIVLINFWFKDVGSGIATGLWGTFSALGSMLAMNLFKPLSQQYGLRSLWVIIAGFSVLFLALYLLFLDEPTSQMSEQPKEGKGSIKNAMANKSIWLLAFAQGCMAFVLFTFINLYPLIYEQLYGLSETLANRYTGYFGLFGIPFGALAGYLIDKTKKGQVIILFSFLLMLVATFWMGYLSSSFTFIAQLFALSAGASLSSSCVMILAPNSVKQERLIGASISFINLFYYIGIFIGTPLVTKVSEYNHSWLTAIYLLSGVGLAAVFAIFGFVKVNKKIA from the coding sequence ATGGCAAGAAACAGATGGGTAAAGTTTTTGTTACTGTATTTTGGCGGAGTCATTGTTTCATTAAGTCAATTGAAATTGGTGCCAATCCAAAATGAATTGGCCCAAGAGTTAGGTATGAGTCTTTCTTTGGTTTCATGGTTGATGTCTATTTTTACTGTTTCCGGTATTTTTTTAGCAATTCCTGGCGGGGCTTTAGTTACAAAATTTGGGCCAAAAAAATTGTTGGTTGCGTTAATGGCGTGTTTAGCAATTGGCAACGTTTTGGGGGCTTTTTCAAACAGCTTTTGGTTGTTGTTGATCTCAAGGGCAGTTGAAGGGATTTCTTTTTCGATGATTATCATGGTAGGAATTGTACTGATTAATTTTTGGTTTAAAGATGTTGGAAGTGGGATTGCTACAGGACTATGGGGGACTTTTTCCGCTTTGGGTTCAATGTTAGCAATGAATCTATTTAAGCCATTATCACAACAATATGGTCTTCGTTCTTTATGGGTAATTATTGCAGGATTTTCTGTTTTATTTTTAGCCTTGTATCTATTATTTCTAGATGAACCGACTAGCCAAATGAGCGAACAGCCCAAAGAAGGGAAAGGCTCTATAAAAAATGCTATGGCAAATAAGTCAATTTGGTTGTTGGCTTTCGCTCAAGGATGTATGGCGTTCGTGTTATTTACTTTTATTAATTTGTACCCGCTGATTTATGAACAGCTTTATGGATTATCTGAAACATTGGCTAATCGTTACACAGGTTATTTTGGCTTATTCGGCATTCCATTTGGAGCTTTAGCAGGATATTTAATTGATAAGACGAAAAAAGGGCAAGTCATTATTTTGTTTTCGTTTTTATTGATGCTAGTAGCGACCTTTTGGATGGGGTACTTATCAAGCAGTTTCACCTTTATTGCACAACTTTTTGCCCTTTCAGCTGGTGCTAGTTTATCTTCTTCTTGTGTAATGATTTTAGCGCCGAATAGTGTTAAACAAGAGCGCTTGATCGGAGCAAGTATTTCATTTATCAATTTATTTTACTATATTGGCATATTCATAGGAACACCTTTAGTGACTAAGGTAAGTGAATATAATCATTCTTGGTTGACAGCCATTTATTTACTTAGTGGCGTTGGATTGGCAGCTGTTTTTGCCATTTTCGGCTTTGTTAAAGTGAATAAAAAAATAGCATAA
- the obgE gene encoding GTPase ObgE encodes MSMFLDQVTIDVKAGKGGDGMVAFRREKYVPDGGPAGGDGGRGGDVILIVEEGLRTLMDFRFNRHFKAQPGENGMSKGMHGRGSEDTFVKVPPGTTVRDADTGVLIGDLIEHGQTLTVAKGGRGGRGNIRFASAKNPAPEIAENGEPGQERKIELELKVLADVGLVGFPSVGKSTLLSVISSARPKIGAYHFTTLVPNLGMVSTSDGRSFAAADLPGLIEGASQGVGLGTQFLRHIERTRVILHVIDMSGMEGRDPYEDYLAINKELETHNLRLMERPQIIVANKMDMPESEENLKKFKEQIEKEQTDEYADALPIFPVSGVSRKGIEPLLNATADLLDVTPEFPLYEEEIVEDTVHYGFQPDGPEFSIDRDPDATWVLSGETLERLFQMTNFEHDESVMRFARQLRGMGVDEALRARGAKDGDIVRISEYEFEFVE; translated from the coding sequence ATGTCCATGTTTTTAGATCAGGTAACAATCGATGTCAAAGCCGGTAAAGGCGGAGATGGAATGGTTGCCTTTCGTAGAGAGAAATATGTACCTGACGGCGGTCCTGCCGGAGGTGATGGAGGTCGCGGAGGCGATGTGATTCTTATTGTAGAAGAAGGATTACGTACGCTGATGGATTTTCGTTTTAATCGTCATTTTAAGGCTCAACCAGGCGAAAATGGAATGAGTAAAGGAATGCACGGACGGGGCTCAGAAGATACATTTGTTAAAGTTCCACCAGGCACAACTGTACGTGATGCAGACACAGGTGTGCTAATTGGCGATTTGATTGAACACGGTCAAACATTAACAGTTGCTAAAGGTGGCCGAGGGGGACGAGGCAATATCCGTTTTGCATCAGCTAAAAACCCTGCGCCGGAAATTGCTGAAAATGGTGAACCAGGTCAAGAAAGAAAAATCGAATTAGAACTTAAAGTATTAGCAGATGTTGGATTAGTAGGCTTCCCTTCTGTTGGGAAATCAACTTTATTATCTGTTATTTCATCGGCTAGACCTAAAATTGGAGCGTATCATTTTACAACATTAGTGCCAAATCTTGGAATGGTCTCAACGAGTGATGGACGTAGCTTTGCGGCTGCTGACTTACCAGGTTTGATTGAAGGCGCCTCTCAAGGTGTTGGATTAGGGACACAGTTTTTACGCCATATTGAACGTACAAGAGTTATTTTGCATGTAATCGATATGAGTGGGATGGAAGGTCGCGATCCCTATGAAGATTATTTAGCGATCAACAAAGAATTAGAAACACATAACTTACGATTGATGGAGCGTCCACAAATAATTGTAGCAAACAAAATGGATATGCCGGAATCTGAAGAGAATTTAAAAAAATTCAAAGAGCAAATTGAAAAAGAACAAACAGATGAATATGCGGATGCGTTACCGATTTTCCCAGTATCAGGTGTGTCACGTAAAGGAATTGAGCCCTTACTGAATGCAACTGCTGATTTATTGGATGTAACACCGGAGTTTCCACTGTATGAAGAAGAAATTGTGGAAGATACGGTTCATTATGGATTCCAACCAGACGGACCGGAATTTTCGATTGACCGTGACCCAGATGCAACATGGGTATTATCTGGCGAAACATTAGAGCGATTGTTCCAAATGACAAATTTTGAACATGATGAAAGTGTTATGCGATTTGCACGTCAATTAAGAGGAATGGGCGTTGATGAAGCATTGCGCGCTCGTGGAGCAAAAGATGGCGATATTGTTCGAATTTCTGAATACGAATTTGAATTTGTAGAGTAA
- the gap gene encoding type I glyceraldehyde-3-phosphate dehydrogenase, translating into MTVKVGINGFGRIGRLAFRRIKEVSDDIEVVAINDLTSPTMLAQLLQFDSTHGTYPGKVTATENSIVVDGEETKVYAEADASKLNWVAENGVDIVLECTGFYTSKEKAQAHINAGAKRVVISAPAGDMKTIVYNVNDDTLTPDDKIISAGSCTTNCLAPMAYFLNNEFGIEVGTMTTVHAYTSTQMLLDGPVKGGNLRAARSAADNTIPHSTGAAKAIGLVIPELNGKLQGHAQRVPVVDGSLTELVTILKTKVTADQVNEAIKKHTINNPSFGYDDREIVSSDVIGTTEGSIFDPTQTEVTTSGEFQLVKTVAWYDNEYGFTCQMIRLLEKFANL; encoded by the coding sequence ATGACAGTAAAAGTAGGAATTAATGGATTTGGACGAATTGGTCGCCTTGCATTCCGCCGTATCAAAGAAGTTTCCGATGATATTGAAGTTGTAGCAATCAATGATTTGACAAGCCCAACGATGTTAGCCCAATTATTACAATTTGACTCAACGCATGGAACATATCCTGGAAAAGTGACTGCAACCGAAAATTCAATTGTCGTTGACGGTGAGGAAACTAAGGTTTATGCGGAAGCTGACGCCAGTAAACTTAACTGGGTAGCAGAAAATGGTGTCGATATTGTTTTAGAATGTACTGGTTTTTATACGTCAAAAGAAAAAGCACAAGCTCATATAAATGCAGGTGCAAAACGGGTCGTTATCTCAGCGCCAGCTGGTGATATGAAAACTATTGTTTATAATGTGAATGATGATACCTTGACCCCGGATGATAAAATTATTTCAGCAGGTTCATGCACAACAAATTGCTTAGCCCCAATGGCTTACTTTTTAAACAATGAATTTGGGATTGAAGTTGGCACAATGACTACTGTCCACGCATATACTTCTACTCAAATGTTATTAGATGGCCCTGTAAAAGGCGGTAATTTACGTGCAGCTCGATCTGCTGCTGACAACACGATTCCTCATTCAACTGGTGCTGCCAAGGCAATTGGCTTAGTTATTCCAGAATTAAACGGAAAATTGCAAGGCCACGCACAACGTGTTCCCGTTGTTGACGGCTCATTGACAGAATTAGTGACTATTTTAAAAACCAAAGTGACTGCTGATCAAGTAAATGAAGCCATCAAGAAACATACGATTAATAATCCATCATTTGGTTATGACGACCGTGAAATCGTATCTAGCGATGTCATTGGAACAACGGAAGGTTCCATTTTTGATCCTACCCAAACAGAAGTAACCACTTCTGGAGAGTTTCAATTAGTGAAAACCGTTGCTTGGTATGACAATGAATATGGGTTTACTTGCCAAATGATTCGTTTATTAGAAAAATTTGCTAATTTATAA
- a CDS encoding 3-deoxy-7-phosphoheptulonate synthase produces MSFKALSQPINVEQVKSLSKLTPAQEQRKSVRDQELKRIIEGKSEKILLVIGPCSAHNEEAVMEYVTRLAKLQEKVQDKIFMVPRVYTNKPRTNGDGYKGLLHQQNPEGESDLIQGIAAVRSLHNRVISETGLTTADEMLYPENLEFVQDLVSYIAVGARSVEDQQHRFVASGIDQPTGMKNPTSGNLNVLFHSLYAAQQKQEFIFNGLEVESSSNPLAHVVLRGGLNEYGENIPNYHYESLLKVVNFYKAGNYKNPFIMIDTNHDNSGKQYKEQIRIVKETLINRSWNEDMNRWVRGFMIESFIESGRQEADGKVFGQSITDPCLGWKETEELVNYIAENS; encoded by the coding sequence ATGAGTTTTAAAGCATTAAGTCAACCAATCAATGTTGAGCAAGTGAAGTCACTATCTAAATTAACCCCGGCACAAGAACAGCGAAAATCAGTTCGTGATCAAGAATTAAAGAGGATCATTGAAGGAAAGAGCGAAAAAATTCTTTTAGTGATTGGGCCATGTTCCGCACATAACGAAGAAGCTGTAATGGAGTATGTGACGCGCTTAGCTAAGCTGCAAGAAAAAGTTCAGGATAAAATTTTTATGGTACCACGTGTTTATACAAATAAACCCAGAACCAATGGAGATGGCTATAAAGGGCTATTGCACCAACAAAACCCAGAAGGAGAAAGTGACCTAATTCAAGGGATTGCTGCAGTTCGTAGCTTGCATAATCGTGTGATAAGTGAAACCGGCTTAACGACAGCAGATGAAATGCTTTATCCTGAAAATTTAGAGTTTGTTCAAGATTTAGTGAGTTATATTGCTGTAGGTGCACGTTCTGTAGAAGATCAACAACACCGTTTTGTTGCTAGTGGAATCGACCAGCCAACAGGAATGAAAAATCCTACTAGTGGAAATTTAAACGTATTATTTCATTCTTTATATGCAGCGCAACAAAAACAAGAATTTATTTTCAATGGGCTGGAAGTAGAATCAAGTTCTAACCCCTTAGCACATGTGGTATTACGTGGCGGGTTAAATGAATATGGTGAAAACATTCCCAATTATCATTATGAAAGTTTGTTGAAAGTCGTCAATTTTTATAAAGCTGGTAACTACAAAAATCCATTTATTATGATTGATACAAATCATGATAACTCAGGAAAACAATATAAGGAGCAGATTCGAATTGTCAAAGAAACGTTGATTAATCGTTCTTGGAATGAGGATATGAACAGATGGGTTCGCGGATTCATGATTGAAAGCTTCATTGAAAGTGGTCGACAAGAAGCAGATGGTAAAGTTTTTGGTCAGTCTATTACTGATCCATGTCTAGGCTGGAAAGAGACTGAGGAATTAGTAAATTATATTGCTGAAAATTCTTAA